In the genome of Natronorubrum sediminis, one region contains:
- a CDS encoding helix-turn-helix domain-containing protein, translated as MATEATFTVPSDQFPLGTVFAQLPDVTVELERLIPSRDVVIPYFWVRGTEIEDIEGAFSDHPGVKQIKLVDSVDDEYLLRVEWSLEYDDVLSVLIETDIPLIEATGTNQQWTFDIRGDTRSDVGTFHTRCREVEIPVTLTELHALTPVETETEAALTETQQDALILAYDRGYFESPREVTMEELGDELGISQQAVGSRLRRGMKHILGSNLPATADSNQ; from the coding sequence ATGGCTACTGAGGCGACCTTCACCGTTCCATCCGACCAGTTTCCCCTCGGAACCGTGTTCGCACAACTACCGGACGTGACGGTCGAACTCGAGCGTCTGATCCCGTCGCGTGACGTGGTTATTCCCTACTTCTGGGTTCGAGGAACGGAAATTGAAGACATCGAGGGAGCGTTTTCTGACCACCCGGGTGTGAAGCAAATCAAACTCGTCGATTCCGTCGACGACGAGTATCTCCTGCGCGTCGAGTGGTCGCTCGAGTACGACGACGTGCTGAGCGTGCTTATCGAGACGGACATCCCACTCATCGAGGCGACCGGCACGAATCAACAGTGGACGTTCGACATTCGCGGGGACACTCGAAGCGATGTTGGGACCTTTCACACGCGCTGTCGGGAGGTGGAGATCCCGGTTACGCTGACGGAACTGCACGCACTGACGCCGGTTGAGACCGAAACAGAGGCAGCACTCACTGAGACGCAACAAGACGCACTGATACTCGCATACGATCGTGGGTACTTCGAATCTCCGCGTGAGGTGACGATGGAAGAACTCGGCGACGAACTCGGCATCTCACAGCAAGCCGTCGGGTCTCGGCTCCGCCGGGGGATGAAACACATACTCGGAAGCAACCTTCCTGCCACGGCGGACTCAAATCAGTAA